Proteins encoded in a region of the Streptomyces sp. NBC_00258 genome:
- a CDS encoding ATP-binding cassette domain-containing protein: MTTTYAVLSEGLEKSFKEVRALRGLDLAVAEGTVCGLLGPNGAGKTTAVRLLTTLLRPDAGSARVAGHDLVREPDAVRRAIGVTGQYASVDGDLTGRENLRLFAKLRRLPKAAARADELLDRFELADAADRATSTYSGGMRRRLDLAASLITRPGVLFLDEPTTGLDPHSRNQIWETVRALKAEGTTVLLTTQYLEEADQLADDIVLVDRGRVAHSGTPAELKALIGSYAEAVVAHADAMAGAAAVLDQLTGSRPDFDGERNAVGAVTTDPTLTLPRLVRELDAAGVPLLDVNLRPPTLDDVFLRLTDGSAGAGTSDRTDSKELVT; the protein is encoded by the coding sequence ATGACAACTACGTACGCTGTACTTAGTGAAGGTCTGGAGAAGAGTTTCAAGGAAGTCCGGGCGCTGCGCGGGCTGGACCTGGCCGTGGCGGAGGGCACGGTCTGCGGTCTGCTCGGGCCGAACGGCGCGGGCAAGACGACGGCGGTGCGGCTGCTCACCACGCTGCTGCGGCCCGACGCGGGGTCCGCGCGTGTCGCGGGGCACGACCTCGTCCGGGAGCCGGACGCCGTGCGTCGCGCGATCGGCGTCACCGGGCAGTACGCGTCGGTCGACGGCGATCTCACGGGGCGGGAGAACCTGCGGCTGTTCGCGAAGCTGCGCCGCCTCCCGAAGGCGGCCGCCCGCGCCGACGAACTCCTCGACCGCTTCGAACTCGCCGACGCGGCGGACCGCGCCACGTCCACCTACTCCGGCGGCATGCGGCGCCGTCTCGACCTGGCCGCGAGCCTGATCACCCGGCCCGGGGTGCTGTTCCTCGACGAACCGACGACCGGCCTCGACCCGCACAGCCGCAACCAGATCTGGGAGACCGTGCGCGCGCTGAAGGCGGAGGGCACGACGGTCCTGCTCACCACGCAGTATCTGGAGGAGGCCGACCAGCTCGCCGACGACATCGTCCTCGTGGACCGCGGCAGGGTCGCGCACTCGGGCACGCCCGCCGAACTCAAGGCGCTCATCGGCTCGTACGCGGAGGCGGTCGTCGCCCACGCGGACGCCATGGCCGGCGCGGCGGCCGTGCTCGACCAACTGACGGGCTCCCGGCCCGACTTCGACGGAGAGCGGAACGCGGTCGGCGCGGTCACCACCGACCCGACGCTCACCCTCCCCCGCCTGGTACGCGAACTCGACGCCGCGGGTGTGCCGTTGCTCGACGTGAACCTGCGACCGCCGACGCTCGACGACGTCTTCCTCCGCCTGACCGACGGCTCGGCCGGAGCCGGGACCAGTGACCGCACCGACAGCAAGGAGCTTGTGACATGA
- a CDS encoding TetR/AcrR family transcriptional regulator, with product MAGRADVPEVIWARPERTGRGPRPAFTRADIAAAAVRIADAQGLDGVSMRHVAAELGCGTMSLYNYVPRKEDLYELMVDAVGGEHELWEPAGDWRADMLRVAHQARALMLRHPWLPALMSPVYGFSPNALRYLEHCLTCLDSFEGTYGTKFELIAMVNGVVTTYVGNELATVERVRALPWSEEQENAVRGAYLGGQVATGAYPRMAAAFMEDAGPIDMEAVFERALMRLLDGFDPSR from the coding sequence ATGGCAGGACGCGCCGACGTACCCGAAGTGATCTGGGCCCGACCCGAGCGCACGGGACGCGGGCCGCGGCCCGCGTTCACCCGGGCCGACATCGCGGCCGCCGCGGTGCGGATCGCGGACGCGCAGGGGCTGGACGGGGTCTCGATGCGACATGTCGCGGCCGAGCTGGGCTGCGGCACGATGTCGCTCTACAACTACGTGCCGCGCAAGGAGGACCTGTACGAGCTGATGGTCGACGCCGTCGGTGGTGAGCACGAGTTGTGGGAGCCGGCGGGGGACTGGCGGGCCGACATGCTCCGGGTCGCCCATCAGGCGCGTGCGCTCATGCTCCGGCATCCGTGGCTGCCGGCTCTCATGTCGCCGGTGTACGGGTTCAGCCCCAACGCCCTGCGCTATCTGGAGCACTGCCTCACGTGCCTGGACTCCTTCGAGGGGACGTACGGCACGAAGTTCGAGCTGATCGCGATGGTCAACGGGGTGGTGACGACGTACGTGGGGAATGAGTTGGCCACGGTTGAGCGGGTGCGGGCGTTGCCGTGGTCGGAGGAGCAGGAGAACGCGGTGCGCGGTGCGTATTTGGGTGGGCAGGTTGCCACCGGGGCGTATCCGCGGATGGCGGCGGCGTTCATGGAGGACGCGGGGCCGATTGATATGGAGGCGGTGTTCGAGCGGGCGTTGATGAGGTTGCTCGACGGGTTTGACCCGTCTCGCTGA
- a CDS encoding type ISP restriction/modification enzyme: MPSVTHDDAPLLADLMPWAVAPPRLGRGWPTAPDPASLKARWDAFVKAEGPDREALFGATRARTLHSAVGQLPGQPSGTVRLARASGPCAEPVRVLHGPFDEQWLIPDHRLIDAARPELWRVMDERQLFAVEQAPAPDGPPLLVTSTLPVVLPQSKTVPTARPGRIRPLYRRPEGREPNLAPGLLDLLAKRLGHSATPLDVLAWTVAVARPGPRGCTVPLTSDPELWARGTELGHRMLWLMRRDGERPKLPGGRRPYVRAPLPSRPLELRYDRDEETLHLDEGRISPVPPSAWDFEVGGVRVLDQWFTTRTAQPAPGTLESIRPTTWPQPWTSDLLEVITVLSLLAELRPQQAELTIESPITPDELRKADILPPPAASRQPASVLDHHEEGPEGQVALI; this comes from the coding sequence ATGCCGAGCGTGACGCACGACGACGCTCCGCTGCTGGCGGACCTCATGCCGTGGGCCGTCGCACCGCCCCGGCTGGGCCGTGGGTGGCCGACGGCGCCCGACCCGGCGTCCCTGAAAGCACGGTGGGACGCCTTCGTGAAGGCCGAAGGGCCCGACCGCGAGGCGTTGTTCGGCGCCACACGCGCCCGGACGCTCCACTCGGCGGTGGGCCAACTGCCGGGCCAGCCCTCGGGAACGGTCCGGCTGGCCCGCGCGTCGGGTCCCTGCGCGGAGCCGGTACGGGTCCTGCACGGGCCGTTCGACGAGCAGTGGCTGATCCCCGACCACCGGCTGATCGACGCGGCGCGGCCGGAGTTGTGGCGCGTGATGGACGAGCGGCAGCTCTTCGCGGTCGAGCAGGCCCCCGCACCCGACGGGCCGCCTCTCCTGGTCACGTCGACGCTCCCCGTGGTCCTCCCGCAGTCGAAGACCGTGCCCACCGCACGGCCGGGCCGGATCCGCCCCCTGTACCGGCGCCCCGAGGGCCGCGAACCCAACCTGGCGCCGGGCCTGTTGGACCTGCTGGCCAAGCGCCTGGGCCACTCCGCCACGCCCCTCGACGTCCTGGCCTGGACAGTGGCGGTGGCCCGCCCGGGTCCGCGCGGGTGCACGGTGCCACTCACGTCGGACCCCGAACTCTGGGCACGAGGCACCGAGTTGGGCCACCGCATGCTGTGGCTGATGCGCCGCGACGGCGAACGCCCCAAACTCCCCGGCGGCCGCCGCCCGTACGTCCGGGCCCCACTGCCCTCCCGCCCGCTCGAACTCCGCTACGACCGCGACGAGGAGACCCTCCACCTCGACGAGGGCCGCATCTCCCCGGTCCCGCCCTCCGCCTGGGACTTCGAGGTCGGCGGCGTCCGCGTCCTGGACCAGTGGTTCACCACCCGAACCGCCCAGCCGGCCCCCGGCACCCTGGAGTCCATCCGCCCCACCACCTGGCCCCAGCCCTGGACGTCCGACCTCCTGGAGGTCATCACGGTCCTGTCGCTACTGGCGGAACTACGCCCGCAGCAGGCCGAGTTGACGATCGAGTCCCCCATCACGCCGGACGAGCTGCGCAAGGCGGACATCCTCCCGCCGCCGGCCGCGTCCCGCCAACCGGCATCAGTACTGGACCACCACGAGGAGGGCCCGGAGGGCCAGGTCGCGCTGATCTGA
- a CDS encoding GntR family transcriptional regulator, which translates to MTSFAPDSIVLNRKLPLWYQVSQSLRASILGRSAQDPLRLPTEEQLAEHYGVSVLTMRQALKELEDEGLITRHRRRGTFIEPSAARGAPVRLLGSVDAIVAQQSGMTTRLLDHGTEPVSAELSEHFPDLTEVATYHRLRSDEKTGEPTNHARNYVRPELAALIDPDDLVRWPMTKVLRDVAGARISQITDTVEARLADPETARLLQVPLLSPILHYTGVVHGEDGRALDVARIQYRGDRFSFTVTLDAH; encoded by the coding sequence GTGACCTCCTTCGCCCCGGACTCGATCGTCCTGAACCGCAAGCTGCCGCTCTGGTATCAGGTGTCGCAGTCCCTGCGCGCCTCGATACTCGGGCGGTCCGCGCAGGATCCGCTGCGGCTGCCCACCGAGGAACAGCTGGCGGAGCACTACGGGGTGAGCGTGCTGACCATGCGGCAGGCGCTCAAGGAGCTGGAGGACGAGGGGCTGATCACCCGCCATCGCAGGCGCGGCACGTTCATCGAGCCGAGCGCGGCACGGGGCGCCCCGGTCCGGCTGCTCGGCTCGGTGGACGCGATCGTGGCCCAGCAGTCGGGCATGACGACCCGGCTCCTCGACCACGGCACCGAGCCCGTGTCGGCGGAACTCTCCGAGCACTTCCCGGACCTGACGGAGGTCGCGACCTACCACCGGCTGCGCAGCGACGAGAAGACCGGGGAGCCGACCAACCACGCGCGCAACTACGTCCGGCCCGAGCTGGCCGCCCTGATCGACCCCGACGACCTGGTCCGCTGGCCCATGACCAAGGTGCTGCGGGACGTCGCGGGGGCGAGGATCAGCCAGATCACCGACACCGTCGAGGCGCGGCTCGCCGACCCGGAGACCGCACGGCTGCTCCAGGTCCCGCTGCTGAGCCCGATCCTGCACTACACGGGCGTCGTGCACGGCGAGGACGGCCGGGCGCTCGACGTGGCCCGTATCCAGTACCGGGGCGACCGCTTCTCCTTCACCGTCACCCTCGACGCCCACTGA
- the hmgA gene encoding homogentisate 1,2-dioxygenase, producing MSGDGRITAETLRKTVEALTYLTGFGNEHSSEAVPGALPHGRNSPQRAPLGLYAEQLSGTAFTEPRAQNRRSWLYRIHPSAAHPAFTRTDNGAVRTAPFTETVPDPNRLRWNPLPEPSPGTDFLAGLWTLGGNGDAAQRTGMAVHLYHANASMERVFSDADGELLIVPERGGLLLRTEFGLLHVEPGHVALIPRGVRFRVELLDAASDDGPGQAARGYACENYGAPFQLPDLGPIGANGLANARDFRAPVAAYEDVEGPVEVVNKFCGNLWTAVYDHSPLDVVAWHGNHVPYAYDLRAFNVIGTISYDHPDPSIFTVLTSPSDTPGLAGVDFVVFAPRWLVGEDTFRPPYFHRNVMSEYMGLIEGAYDAKAEGFVPGGGSLHNMMSAHGPDRETFDRASAAELRPQKIDDGLAFMFETRWPVTATAQAAGAEHLQRAYDDVWQGLQRHFRPERRP from the coding sequence ATGAGCGGGGACGGGCGGATCACCGCCGAGACACTGCGGAAGACCGTCGAGGCGCTGACGTATCTCACCGGGTTCGGCAACGAGCACAGTTCGGAGGCGGTGCCGGGCGCCCTGCCGCACGGTCGCAACTCTCCTCAGCGGGCCCCGCTCGGGCTCTACGCGGAGCAGCTGAGCGGTACGGCGTTCACCGAGCCGAGGGCGCAGAACCGCCGGTCGTGGCTGTACCGGATCCACCCGTCGGCCGCGCACCCGGCCTTCACCCGCACCGACAACGGCGCCGTCCGCACGGCACCCTTCACGGAGACGGTTCCCGACCCGAACCGGCTGCGCTGGAACCCGCTGCCCGAGCCCTCACCGGGGACCGACTTCCTGGCGGGCCTGTGGACGCTCGGCGGCAACGGCGACGCGGCGCAGCGCACCGGCATGGCCGTGCACCTCTATCACGCCAACGCCTCGATGGAGCGGGTGTTCAGCGACGCCGACGGCGAGCTGCTGATCGTGCCGGAGCGCGGCGGGCTGCTGCTGCGCACCGAGTTCGGGCTGCTGCATGTGGAGCCGGGACATGTGGCGCTGATTCCTCGTGGGGTGCGCTTCCGTGTGGAGCTGCTGGACGCCGCGTCCGACGACGGCCCGGGCCAGGCTGCCCGGGGCTATGCGTGCGAGAACTACGGGGCGCCCTTCCAGCTCCCCGACCTCGGCCCGATCGGCGCCAACGGTCTGGCGAACGCCCGCGACTTCCGGGCGCCCGTCGCCGCCTACGAGGACGTCGAGGGGCCGGTGGAGGTGGTGAACAAGTTCTGCGGCAACCTCTGGACGGCCGTCTACGACCACTCCCCGCTGGATGTCGTCGCCTGGCACGGCAACCATGTGCCGTACGCCTATGATCTGCGCGCCTTCAATGTGATCGGCACCATCAGCTACGACCACCCGGACCCGTCGATCTTCACGGTGCTGACCTCACCGTCCGACACCCCGGGCCTCGCGGGTGTCGACTTCGTCGTCTTCGCGCCGCGCTGGCTCGTGGGTGAGGACACGTTCCGGCCGCCGTACTTCCACCGGAACGTGATGAGCGAGTACATGGGGCTCATCGAGGGCGCGTACGACGCCAAGGCCGAGGGATTCGTGCCGGGGGGCGGCTCGCTGCACAACATGATGTCGGCGCACGGTCCCGACCGGGAGACGTTCGACCGGGCCAGCGCCGCCGAGCTGCGGCCGCAGAAGATCGACGACGGTCTGGCCTTCATGTTCGAGACGCGCTGGCCGGTCACCGCCACCGCGCAGGCCGCCGGGGCGGAGCATCTGCAGCGCGCGTACGACGACGTGTGGCAGGGCCTCCAGCGGCACTTCCGGCCGGAGCGGCGCCCATGA
- a CDS encoding TetR/AcrR family transcriptional regulator, with translation MKPVPPATSLRRAPVQRRSAERLTRILDACADLLDEVGYDALSTRAVALRAGVPIGSVYRFFGNKRAMADALAQRNLDVFTERVALRLQETAGAGGWRAAMDAVLDEYLAMKRTAPGFSLVDFGNQIPVGTRDAEPNTRVADRLTDMLSSVLDREPDEDLRRTFLIAVEAADTLVQLAFRLDPSGDERVIEETRELLRAYLARSLD, from the coding sequence ATGAAGCCCGTGCCCCCTGCGACCTCGCTGCGCCGCGCGCCCGTTCAACGGCGTAGCGCCGAAAGACTCACCCGAATACTCGACGCCTGCGCCGATCTCCTCGACGAGGTCGGCTACGACGCCCTCAGCACCCGCGCGGTCGCCCTGCGCGCCGGTGTGCCCATAGGGTCCGTCTACCGCTTCTTCGGCAACAAGCGCGCCATGGCCGACGCGCTCGCCCAGCGCAACCTCGACGTCTTCACCGAGCGCGTCGCCCTCCGCCTCCAGGAGACCGCCGGCGCGGGCGGCTGGCGCGCGGCCATGGACGCGGTCCTCGACGAGTACCTCGCGATGAAGCGCACCGCGCCCGGCTTCTCGCTCGTCGACTTCGGCAACCAGATACCCGTCGGCACCCGCGACGCCGAACCCAACACCCGCGTCGCCGACCGCCTCACCGACATGCTCTCCTCCGTCCTGGACCGCGAACCCGACGAGGACCTGCGCCGCACCTTCCTCATCGCCGTCGAGGCCGCCGACACCCTCGTCCAGCTCGCCTTCCGCCTCGACCCGTCCGGGGACGAACGGGTCATCGAGGAGACCCGGGAACTGCTGCGGGCGTATCTGGCGCGGTCGCTCGACTGA
- a CDS encoding molybdopterin oxidoreductase family protein yields MSTTADSRTALRICPLCEATCGLTLTIEGTRVTSARGDRDDVFSQGFICPKGASFGAADGDPDRLRTPLVRKDGELREATWEEAFDAVAAGLRPVVERYGPHAVGAVLGNPNVHTMAGALYPTVLLAGLGTRSLFTASTLDQMPKHVSSGLLYGDANAIPVPDLDRTDHLLLIGANPLESNGSLCTAPDFPGKLKALKARGGTLTVIDPRRTRTAKLADRHVAIRPGTDALLLAAMAYVLFEEQLTDLGELAELVQGADELREAVKDFTPEAAAEACDVDADTIRALARELAAAPTAAVYGRIGSCTVPHGTLASWLVDILNILTGNLDRPGGALFPQAATDRTPRPAGPGHGFALGRWHSRVSRHPEAKGELPMAALAEEIDTATAEGEPIRALVVIAANPVLSAPDGDRLDKALGSLDFMVSVDPYLNETSRHAHVVLPPPPPSQSPHHDFAFNTLAVRNQVRYTRAAVPLEPGRMAETEILARLVLAATGMHGADPSAVDDLVISQTLGKAVKEPHSPAHGRAPGELAAQLTGETGPERRLDMMLRLGPYGDGFGVRPEGLTLEKLLDQPHGIDLGPLQSRLPQPLKTRSGLVELLPQPLADDLPRLRDALRRRPEGLVLVGRRHLRSNNSWMHNIPALTGGTNRCTLHIHPDDADRLGVTDGAPVRVKGAGGEVVAPAEITDAVRRGVVSLPHGWGHDRPGTRTTHAAVDPGVNVNQLLDGSLLDPLSGTAVLNGVPIDIAPTGTTL; encoded by the coding sequence GTGTCCACCACCGCCGACTCCCGAACAGCTCTGCGCATCTGTCCCCTCTGCGAGGCGACGTGCGGGCTCACGCTCACCATCGAGGGGACCCGGGTGACGAGCGCGCGCGGGGACCGCGACGACGTGTTCAGCCAGGGGTTCATCTGCCCGAAGGGCGCCTCGTTCGGGGCGGCCGACGGCGACCCCGACCGGCTGCGGACGCCGCTCGTGCGCAAGGACGGCGAACTGCGCGAGGCCACCTGGGAGGAGGCCTTCGACGCCGTCGCGGCCGGACTGCGGCCGGTCGTCGAGCGGTACGGGCCTCACGCCGTCGGAGCCGTCCTCGGCAACCCGAACGTGCACACCATGGCCGGCGCCCTCTACCCGACCGTGCTGCTCGCGGGCCTCGGCACCCGCAGCCTCTTCACCGCGTCCACCCTCGACCAGATGCCCAAGCACGTCTCCAGCGGCCTGCTCTACGGCGACGCCAACGCGATCCCCGTGCCCGACCTCGACCGCACCGACCACCTGCTGCTGATCGGCGCCAACCCCCTCGAATCCAACGGCAGCCTGTGCACCGCCCCCGACTTCCCCGGCAAGCTCAAGGCCCTCAAGGCGCGCGGCGGCACCCTGACCGTCATCGACCCCCGCCGCACCCGTACCGCCAAGCTCGCCGACCGGCACGTGGCCATCCGCCCCGGCACCGACGCGCTGCTGCTCGCGGCCATGGCGTACGTCCTCTTCGAGGAGCAGCTCACCGACCTCGGCGAACTCGCCGAGCTGGTGCAGGGGGCCGACGAACTCCGCGAGGCGGTAAAGGACTTCACCCCGGAGGCCGCCGCCGAGGCCTGCGACGTCGACGCCGACACGATCCGCGCGCTCGCCCGCGAACTGGCCGCCGCGCCCACCGCCGCCGTATACGGCCGCATCGGCAGCTGTACCGTCCCGCACGGCACCCTGGCCAGCTGGCTGGTCGACATCCTGAACATCCTCACCGGCAACCTCGACCGGCCCGGCGGCGCCCTCTTCCCGCAGGCCGCCACCGACAGGACGCCCCGCCCCGCCGGACCCGGCCACGGCTTCGCGCTCGGCCGCTGGCACAGCCGCGTGAGCCGCCACCCCGAGGCCAAGGGCGAACTGCCGATGGCCGCGCTCGCCGAGGAGATCGACACCGCGACCGCCGAGGGCGAGCCGATCCGCGCCCTCGTCGTCATCGCCGCCAACCCCGTCCTGTCCGCGCCCGACGGCGACCGCCTCGACAAGGCCCTCGGCTCGCTCGACTTCATGGTCAGTGTCGACCCCTACCTGAACGAGACCTCACGGCACGCCCACGTCGTGCTGCCGCCGCCCCCGCCCTCGCAGAGCCCGCACCACGACTTCGCCTTCAACACCCTCGCCGTACGCAACCAGGTCCGCTACACCCGCGCAGCCGTCCCCCTGGAGCCCGGCCGCATGGCCGAGACGGAGATCCTCGCCCGGCTCGTCCTCGCCGCCACCGGCATGCACGGCGCCGACCCCTCCGCCGTCGACGACCTGGTCATCAGCCAGACCCTCGGCAAGGCGGTCAAGGAACCGCACTCCCCGGCGCACGGCCGCGCCCCGGGCGAGCTCGCCGCACAGCTCACCGGCGAGACCGGCCCCGAGCGACGCCTCGACATGATGCTGCGCCTGGGCCCGTACGGCGACGGATTCGGCGTACGTCCCGAAGGGCTGACCCTGGAGAAGCTGCTCGACCAGCCCCACGGCATCGACCTCGGACCGCTCCAGTCGCGCCTCCCGCAGCCCCTCAAGACCCGCAGCGGACTCGTGGAGCTGCTCCCGCAGCCGCTCGCCGACGACCTCCCGCGGCTCAGGGACGCACTGCGCCGGCGCCCCGAGGGGCTCGTCCTCGTCGGCCGCCGGCACCTGCGCTCCAACAACAGCTGGATGCACAACATCCCCGCCCTCACCGGCGGCACCAACCGCTGCACCCTGCACATCCACCCCGACGACGCCGACCGCCTCGGAGTCACCGACGGGGCACCGGTGCGGGTCAAGGGCGCCGGGGGAGAGGTCGTCGCCCCCGCCGAGATCACCGACGCCGTACGACGCGGGGTCGTGAGCCTGCCGCACGGCTGGGGACACGACCGTCCCGGCACCCGGACGACCCACGCCGCAGTGGACCCCGGCGTCAACGTCAACCAGCTCCTCGACGGCAGCCTGCTCGACCCGCTGTCCGGCACGGCGGTACTCAATGGCGTACCCATCGATATCGCGCCAACAGGCACAACGCTGTGA
- a CDS encoding CitMHS family transporter, which translates to MLTILGFTMIATFLVLIMMKKMSPIAALVLIPALFCVFVGKGAHLGDYVIEGVGTLAPTAAMLMFAIVYFGVMIDVGLFDPIVRGILKFCKADPLRIVVGTALLAAIVSLDGDGSTTFMITVSAMYPLYKRLKMSLVVMTGVAATANGVMNTLPWGGPTARAATALKLDAGDIFVPMIPALAVGLVAVIALSYVLGLRERKRLGVLSLTDVLTDEKQLVEEPETETVLVGAGAAASGGPGDGKVRMTKTAGGAGSGTDASDGDDEEEDDVRLQGLDPNRPTLRPKLYWFNALLTATLLTAMIMELMPIPVLFVLAAALALTVNFPHIPDQKARLAAHADNVLNVSGMVFAAAVFTGVLQGTGMVDSMAKWLVDGIPDGMGPHMALVTGVLSLPLTYFMSNDGFYFGVLPVLAEAGAAHGVSPLEIARASLVGQPLHMSSPLVPAVYVLVGMAKVEFGDHTKFVVKWAALTSLVVLGAGILFGII; encoded by the coding sequence ATGCTGACCATCCTCGGCTTCACCATGATCGCGACCTTCCTGGTCCTGATCATGATGAAGAAGATGTCGCCGATCGCGGCGCTCGTACTGATCCCGGCACTCTTCTGCGTGTTCGTCGGAAAGGGCGCGCATCTCGGCGACTACGTCATCGAAGGGGTGGGCACCCTCGCGCCCACCGCCGCGATGCTCATGTTCGCCATCGTGTACTTCGGCGTCATGATCGACGTCGGCCTCTTCGACCCGATCGTCCGAGGCATCCTCAAGTTCTGCAAGGCCGACCCGCTGCGCATCGTCGTCGGCACGGCCCTGCTCGCCGCGATCGTCTCCCTCGACGGCGACGGCTCGACGACGTTCATGATCACGGTCTCGGCGATGTACCCGCTGTACAAGCGCCTCAAGATGAGCCTCGTGGTGATGACCGGCGTCGCCGCCACCGCCAACGGCGTCATGAACACGCTGCCCTGGGGCGGCCCGACCGCCCGCGCCGCCACCGCGCTCAAGCTCGACGCCGGTGACATCTTCGTCCCGATGATCCCGGCGCTCGCCGTCGGCCTGGTCGCCGTGATCGCCCTCTCGTACGTCCTCGGCCTCCGCGAGCGCAAGCGCCTCGGCGTGCTGAGCCTGACCGACGTACTGACGGACGAGAAGCAGCTGGTCGAGGAGCCCGAGACCGAGACGGTGCTGGTCGGCGCCGGTGCCGCCGCCTCCGGCGGTCCCGGTGACGGCAAGGTGCGTATGACCAAGACCGCCGGCGGCGCGGGCTCCGGCACCGACGCTTCCGACGGTGACGACGAGGAGGAGGACGACGTCCGCCTCCAGGGCCTCGACCCGAACCGTCCGACGCTGCGCCCCAAGCTGTACTGGTTCAACGCACTGCTCACGGCGACGCTCCTGACCGCCATGATCATGGAACTGATGCCGATCCCGGTCCTGTTCGTGCTCGCCGCCGCGCTCGCCCTCACGGTCAACTTCCCGCACATCCCCGACCAGAAGGCCCGCCTCGCCGCCCACGCCGACAACGTCCTCAACGTCTCCGGCATGGTCTTCGCCGCCGCCGTCTTCACCGGCGTCCTCCAGGGCACCGGCATGGTCGACTCCATGGCCAAATGGCTCGTCGACGGCATCCCGGACGGCATGGGCCCGCACATGGCCCTCGTCACCGGCGTACTCAGCCTCCCGCTCACCTACTTCATGTCGAACGACGGCTTCTACTTCGGTGTCCTGCCGGTCCTCGCCGAGGCCGGCGCGGCCCACGGGGTCTCCCCGCTGGAGATCGCCCGCGCCTCGCTCGTCGGCCAGCCGCTGCACATGTCGAGCCCCCTCGTCCCGGCCGTGTACGTCCTGGTCGGCATGGCCAAGGTCGAGTTCGGCGACCACACCAAGTTCGTCGTCAAGTGGGCCGCCCTCACTTCCCTCGTGGTACTCGGCGCCGGAATCCTGTTCGGCATCATCTGA
- a CDS encoding MFS transporter has protein sequence MRPGGNRGWLLRLVIAFSFAQGAVSMARPAVSYRALALGADERAIGVIAGVYALLPLFAAVPLGRRTDHGRCAPLLPVGVVLIAGGCALSGTANSLAAMAAWSGVMGLGHLSFVIGAQSIVARQSAPHDQDRNFGHFTIGASLGQLVGPIAAGALIGGPDMAGTSALALLVAGAVAAVSFVSLWRIEHRDRPKSRTGRGDRVPVHRILRTRGVPAGIFISLAVLSATDILTAYLPVVGEHRGIAPSVIGLLLSLRAAATIACRLVMTPMLRLLGRAALLTTTCLLGALLCAGIALPVPVWGLAVILALLGFCLGVGQPLSMTTVVQAAPDDARSTALALRLTGNRLGQVAAPAAAGLVAGVAGVAAPFVMLGALLLIASGLGLRQGRTGAAGPEPTERRGRTPSAPEPERH, from the coding sequence GTGAGGCCCGGTGGGAACCGCGGCTGGCTGCTCCGCCTCGTCATCGCCTTCAGCTTCGCGCAGGGGGCGGTGTCGATGGCACGGCCCGCCGTCTCCTACCGGGCCCTCGCGCTGGGCGCCGACGAGCGCGCGATCGGTGTCATCGCGGGCGTCTACGCACTGCTGCCGCTCTTCGCCGCCGTACCGCTCGGACGCAGGACCGACCACGGCCGCTGCGCCCCGCTGCTCCCGGTCGGCGTCGTCCTCATAGCCGGGGGCTGCGCCCTCAGCGGTACGGCGAACTCCCTTGCCGCGATGGCGGCCTGGAGCGGTGTGATGGGCCTCGGACACCTCTCCTTCGTGATCGGCGCCCAGTCGATCGTGGCCCGCCAGTCGGCACCGCACGACCAGGACCGCAACTTCGGCCACTTCACCATCGGCGCCTCGCTCGGCCAGCTCGTCGGGCCGATCGCCGCGGGCGCGCTGATCGGCGGCCCCGACATGGCGGGCACCAGTGCCCTCGCGCTGCTGGTCGCGGGCGCCGTCGCCGCGGTCTCGTTCGTCTCGCTGTGGCGCATAGAGCACCGCGACCGGCCCAAGTCCCGTACCGGACGCGGCGATCGCGTCCCCGTTCACCGCATACTGCGCACCCGGGGCGTACCCGCCGGCATCTTCATCAGCCTCGCCGTGCTGTCCGCGACGGACATCCTTACCGCGTATCTGCCGGTGGTCGGCGAACACCGCGGCATCGCGCCCTCCGTGATCGGCCTGTTGCTCAGCCTGCGCGCTGCGGCGACCATCGCCTGCCGCCTGGTGATGACGCCCATGCTGCGGCTCCTCGGCCGGGCCGCGCTGCTCACCACGACCTGTCTGCTGGGGGCCCTCCTGTGCGCCGGGATCGCGCTGCCCGTGCCGGTCTGGGGCCTCGCCGTGATCCTCGCCCTCCTCGGCTTCTGCCTGGGCGTCGGCCAGCCCCTGTCCATGACCACGGTCGTCCAGGCCGCCCCCGACGACGCCCGCTCCACCGCCCTCGCCCTGCGTCTGACCGGCAACCGGCTCGGCCAGGTCGCCGCGCCCGCCGCCGCGGGCCTGGTCGCCGGAGTCGCCGGCGTGGCCGCGCCGTTCGTCATGCTCGGAGCGCTGCTGCTGATCGCCTCGGGGCTCGGACTGCGACAGGGGCGTACGGGCGCCGCCGGGCCGGAGCCGACGGAACGTAGGGGACGTACGCCATCCGCACCGGAGCCCGAGAGACACTGA